The genomic stretch GTTCTTCCCTGCTCAGTTCTCGGTGCTTACAGTTACGGGGTAGTGGCGGACTCGCACCGCCTTCCCGAACACCAGATGTTTGGACTATAAAATCGCGTTCCCTTGGAGTCAAGCAGAACTCTGTCGCCGGATGATGTCTAACGCCGACATTCAGCAGCAGTATTCCAAACCTAAAAAAACGTAATATTAACATTTCACCGCTGATCATCTGCCGATAGACAAAGTGGAATCACCCGCACATTCAACCGCTCACTAAATAACCATCTCCATTGGGGGAGCTTTGCCTGGCAATTTCCATATTCGCGTGTTTCGCACCTTGGTAGTGGTACAGATCCTGGTAGCGATAAGCGCGCTATGGATGACCTCTTCGGTCCATCGCGTGTACAGAAACTCACTGGCTCGGCATCAGGAGTTACGCGCGTATCGCCAGCGAGTGGAAGCGATCGCGAAGAAGCTGCAATCCATCGAGGGCATAGCACCTCAAGATGGGAATACTTCCAAAGTGCTTGTCCAGTTGGCTCAGGACGCGCAGGCCGTTACGGCCCAGTGGCCGCTTGGTCCGGCTACTGACGGCTCGGATACGGATCTGACGCAAGCAAGTTTGCAGACCGTCGCGATCGAAGCGCAACAACTGGCTCAGGAGGCAAGCGTCCCTCATCCGGAAGATGCTGGCCAGCGGAAGTTGCGACAGGCGCAAGCGCATTTGTTAGCCGCGATGCGGCGACTCGGCGAAGAAGCGGATACGCTCGAAGCGCACGAATTTGAGCAGCTTCAACTGGAAGCGCGCTATGGCGGCTGGACCGAGGTTCTGGAAACGACCACGCTCCTGCTGATCCTGTTGACCGTGATTTATGTCGCATGGTTGCAACGCGCCATACAGTCTCAAGTGACGACTCGCGAAGAGACCGAACGAGAACTGCGCCGGGAGCGCAATACGCTGGAACAGCGCGTGAAGGAGCGCACGGCGGAACTGCAAACCGAAGTACAGGAGCGGCGCCGGGCCGAGCAGTTGAACCGCGGACGGAACCAGGTACTCGAGATGTTGGCCTGCGATGAGCCGACGCAAACGATACTCGAAACCCTGGTCGAAACAGTGGCCACCCACCGCTCGACCTGGGCCTGCGCATTGCACCTGCTCGATGGGGAGACTCTGAAGCTGACTGCGCAATCCCGTCTGCCCTCAACCTTGGCAGCAAGGCTGGATCGTATCGCTGCGAAGATCACGGATGCTCCCGAGATCGCGGTGCTGAACGGAGAGGAAGTCTTCGTGCTTCCCGATCTTAACCAGGAGCATAGACCTTGGATCGAACTTCTGCGGGCCAATGGCGCTCAATCGGCTTGGTCGGCCCCCTTTCTGCGTGAAGGTAAGCCCGTGGGCACAATGACGATCTACACCCTGCTCCGCTATCCTCCCAGGGAAGCCGACATTGAGCTCTTGAAGATGAGCTGCCAGATGGCGTCGTTGATTCTGGAACGGCAACGCATGAATGAGGAGTTGATTCATCGCGCCTACCACGATCCATTGACCGGATTGGGGAACCGGCGATTGGGCAAGGAAGGTCTGGAGGATGGAATTCGGCGGTCTCGGCGCAGCGGCGAAGGCTTGGGCGTGTTCTGGATGGATCTCAACAAGTTCAAGCAGATCAATGACACATACGGCCACACCGCCGGCGACCAAGTATTACAAGAGGTCGCCCGACGCCTGACCTCTGGTATACGCTCCTGTGACACCGTGGCACGGATGGGCGGGGACGAGTTCATGATCGTGATGGAACGAATGGAGAACCGGAAGGCGGCTGAACAGGTCGCAAATGAACTGCTGACCCTTCTATCCGAACCCGTCGTTATAAACGACCTTCAACTCAGCGTGACCGCCAGCGTCGGTATCTCGTTCTATCCCGAGGATGGTGATTCGGCCGACACTCTCGAGCAGCGAGCCGATGTAGCCATGTATAAGGCCAAGTTCGGCGGTGTTGGTGTGCGCTCGTTCACACCCGTGCTAAACGAGGAGCGTGTCGAGCGGCTGGCGCTCGAAACCGAGATGGCGCGCGCCCTCGAACACGGCGGATTCAGCCTCGCTTATCAACCGCAGTGCCTGGCCACAGGTGAAGTCATCAAATTGGAAGCGCTGCTGCGGCTCGAGCATTCCGAGTTAGGAAGCATCCCGCCGTCGCGCTTTATTCCCATTGCCGAAGAAACGCAGTTGATTCTGCCGCTCGGCCGGTGGGTATTGGAGCAGGCATGCCGCCAGATACGCCTTTGGCAGGATGCTGGCTACCCGGTTGTGCCCGTAGCGGTTAATATTTCTTCACTTCAATTCGTCCGCGAAGGCTTTTCTAAGGAAGTGGCGGAGATTTTGGCCCATGCAGGTGTTATGCCGTCGCTGTTGGAACTGGAACTGACGGAAAGCATCGTCATGAAGGACTTTGCCGAATCGGCGCGCCAGATGAAGAAACTGAAGAAGTTGGGAGTCCGCATCGCGATCGACGATTTCGGAACCGGCTATTCATCCCTCAGCTATCTGCATCGACTCCCCATCGACGTATTGAAAATCGACCGCTCGTTTGTTGAAATGATCGACCAATCGGAGGGCACCCTGCCAATCATAGAGGCCATTATCTCGATGGCTCAGGTGCTTGGGCTCCGCGTAGTGGGCGAGGGCGTCGAGACCCTGAGCCAGATGGAAGCCCTGTGCAAAGGCGGGTGCGACATCCTGCAGGGCTACTTATTCTCGCAGCCAGTCTCGGCAGCAAAGGTGGTGCACGTGTTAGAAGCCAGGACGCTCACTCCGACACTGCAAGCGTGAAGATGGGTGGTGCTTCCCACATCGCACAATGGCACACGCTTTGTAAGCGTCTGTAGCACAAGCATGCCAGAATCTGCACCGTCTCACCCGCGTCACAACGCGCATCTATGACCGCGAACTACAGAAGACGGGACTTGAAACCACTCAATTCGGCCCCCTTACGGCGATTGGAAGGACCGGAGAAACCAATCC from Acidisarcina sp. encodes the following:
- a CDS encoding EAL domain-containing protein translates to MEAIAKKLQSIEGIAPQDGNTSKVLVQLAQDAQAVTAQWPLGPATDGSDTDLTQASLQTVAIEAQQLAQEASVPHPEDAGQRKLRQAQAHLLAAMRRLGEEADTLEAHEFEQLQLEARYGGWTEVLETTTLLLILLTVIYVAWLQRAIQSQVTTREETERELRRERNTLEQRVKERTAELQTEVQERRRAEQLNRGRNQVLEMLACDEPTQTILETLVETVATHRSTWACALHLLDGETLKLTAQSRLPSTLAARLDRIAAKITDAPEIAVLNGEEVFVLPDLNQEHRPWIELLRANGAQSAWSAPFLREGKPVGTMTIYTLLRYPPREADIELLKMSCQMASLILERQRMNEELIHRAYHDPLTGLGNRRLGKEGLEDGIRRSRRSGEGLGVFWMDLNKFKQINDTYGHTAGDQVLQEVARRLTSGIRSCDTVARMGGDEFMIVMERMENRKAAEQVANELLTLLSEPVVINDLQLSVTASVGISFYPEDGDSADTLEQRADVAMYKAKFGGVGVRSFTPVLNEERVERLALETEMARALEHGGFSLAYQPQCLATGEVIKLEALLRLEHSELGSIPPSRFIPIAEETQLILPLGRWVLEQACRQIRLWQDAGYPVVPVAVNISSLQFVREGFSKEVAEILAHAGVMPSLLELELTESIVMKDFAESARQMKKLKKLGVRIAIDDFGTGYSSLSYLHRLPIDVLKIDRSFVEMIDQSEGTLPIIEAIISMAQVLGLRVVGEGVETLSQMEALCKGGCDILQGYLFSQPVSAAKVVHVLEARTLTPTLQA